From a region of the Methanoculleus receptaculi genome:
- a CDS encoding hydrogenase maturation nickel metallochaperone HypA/HybF, with protein MHEYSIAYDIYTTARRAAMENDAKEVKRITLNVGRMAMVNPEQVEFLFNVIVEDDPLFPATEISCQDVEVRTRCSCGYEGDERFVCPRCGKLPEVVAGMEIVVTRIEIEVDGE; from the coding sequence ATGCACGAGTACAGCATCGCCTATGACATCTACACAACCGCCCGCCGGGCTGCGATGGAGAACGACGCAAAAGAGGTGAAGCGCATCACACTGAACGTCGGCAGGATGGCGATGGTGAATCCAGAACAGGTTGAGTTCCTCTTCAACGTCATCGTCGAGGACGACCCGCTCTTCCCGGCGACCGAAATCTCCTGCCAGGACGTCGAGGTGCGCACCCGCTGCTCCTGCGGCTACGAGGGAGACGAACGGTTTGTCTGCCCCCGCTGCGGCAAGCTTCCTGAGGTCGTTGCAGGAATGGAGATTGTGGTCACCAGGATCGAGATAGAAGTGGACGGAGAATGA
- a CDS encoding proteasome-activating nucleotidase, whose protein sequence is MEDFARQAPDKETGEDIYQYLLERISSLENRNLELREQFRQMESEKRYIETQKIRYERELRKLKSEIEQLRSPPLVIGTVTDVIDNNRVIVRSSAGPRFLVRTSQLIDPELLKPGVRCTLNQQSLAIVDVLPTSYDAQVYGMELVECPDETYEHIGGLEPQIEEIREAVELPLTKPHLFERVGISPPKGVLLYGPPGTGKTLLARAVAHHTNAHFLRVVGSELVQKYIGEGARLVRELFDLAKQKAPSIIFIDEIDAIGAHRSDSTTSGDREVQRTLMQLLAEMDGFDNRGDVKIIAATNRIDILDRALLRPGRFDRMIEIPLPDHQGRLAILKIHTKHMNLGEDVDLTEVARLTEGKNGADLRAICMEAGMFAIRMERDIVTREDFMKAIEKLSMDFDRHHIHTTFGEMFA, encoded by the coding sequence ATGGAGGATTTTGCCCGGCAGGCACCAGACAAGGAAACCGGTGAAGACATCTACCAGTACCTCTTGGAGCGGATCAGCAGCCTCGAAAACCGAAACCTGGAACTGCGCGAGCAGTTCCGCCAGATGGAGTCGGAGAAGCGCTACATCGAGACTCAGAAGATCCGTTATGAGCGTGAGCTGCGCAAATTGAAGAGCGAGATCGAGCAGCTCAGAAGCCCCCCTCTCGTTATAGGTACAGTTACTGACGTTATCGACAATAACCGCGTGATTGTGCGCAGCAGTGCAGGGCCGCGCTTTCTGGTCCGCACCTCCCAACTCATAGACCCCGAACTCCTCAAGCCCGGGGTGCGGTGCACACTCAACCAGCAGTCCCTTGCGATCGTCGACGTGCTCCCCACGAGTTATGACGCACAGGTCTATGGTATGGAACTTGTAGAGTGCCCGGACGAGACTTACGAGCACATCGGAGGTCTTGAACCGCAGATCGAAGAGATCCGGGAAGCCGTAGAACTCCCTCTCACAAAGCCCCACCTATTTGAGAGGGTGGGGATCTCCCCGCCAAAAGGTGTCCTCCTCTACGGTCCGCCTGGGACGGGAAAAACCCTCCTCGCACGCGCGGTGGCCCATCACACAAACGCGCACTTTCTCCGGGTTGTCGGCTCAGAACTGGTTCAGAAATACATCGGTGAGGGCGCCCGCCTGGTCAGGGAACTCTTCGACCTTGCAAAACAGAAAGCGCCTTCAATCATCTTTATCGACGAGATCGATGCGATCGGCGCGCACCGGAGCGACTCGACCACCTCCGGCGATCGCGAGGTGCAGCGGACGCTGATGCAGCTCCTGGCCGAGATGGACGGCTTCGATAACCGGGGTGACGTCAAGATCATCGCGGCAACCAACCGGATCGATATCCTTGACCGCGCCCTTCTACGGCCGGGGCGGTTCGACCGGATGATTGAGATCCCGCTCCCTGACCACCAGGGGAGGCTTGCCATCCTGAAGATTCATACGAAGCACATGAACCTCGGCGAAGACGTCGACCTAACCGAGGTTGCCAGGCTAACAGAGGGCAAGAACGGTGCCGATCTAAGGGCGATATGCATGGAAGCAGGCATGTTTGCTATCAGGATGGAGCGCGACATCGTCACCAGGGAGGATTTCATGAAAGCGATCGAGAAACTCTCGATGGACTTTGACCGCCACCATATACACACAACCTTTGGCGAGATGTTCGCCTGA
- a CDS encoding 2-amino-3,7-dideoxy-D-threo-hept-6-ulosonate synthase, with amino-acid sequence MIGKEIRLERIMNRNTGRSVIIPMDHGFTMGQIEGLRNMPETVNAVSEGGANAIVLHKGMVKGGHRKSGKDIGLIVHLSASTSLNPDPNDKVLVCTVEEAVALGADGISIHVNLGAPNESRMIESAGEVARDCNRWGMPLLIMIYPRGKGIDPVSPQAVGHCVRVAEELGADLIKTNYTGDPDSFRQITAASSVPVLIAGGEKGGDLETLMTIRDAVDVGAAGVCMGRNAFQRDDTARFVAAVCRVVHEGVSPTEALETAK; translated from the coding sequence ATGATTGGAAAAGAGATCCGGCTTGAGCGAATTATGAACCGGAACACGGGGCGATCCGTGATCATACCCATGGATCACGGGTTCACGATGGGGCAGATCGAGGGGCTCCGCAACATGCCAGAGACCGTCAACGCGGTAAGCGAAGGAGGTGCAAACGCCATCGTCCTCCACAAAGGCATGGTGAAGGGAGGGCACCGGAAGAGCGGAAAGGATATCGGGCTCATCGTCCACCTCTCCGCGAGCACCTCGCTGAACCCTGACCCAAACGACAAGGTCCTTGTCTGCACTGTGGAGGAAGCGGTTGCCCTCGGCGCCGATGGTATATCGATCCACGTAAACCTGGGCGCGCCAAACGAGTCGCGGATGATCGAGTCGGCGGGTGAAGTCGCCCGGGACTGCAACCGCTGGGGGATGCCGCTCCTGATCATGATCTACCCCCGTGGCAAGGGGATCGATCCTGTATCTCCGCAGGCGGTCGGGCACTGCGTCCGCGTCGCCGAGGAACTTGGCGCCGACCTGATCAAGACGAACTACACAGGCGACCCGGACTCGTTTCGTCAGATCACCGCCGCCAGTTCGGTGCCCGTCCTGATCGCCGGAGGCGAGAAGGGTGGCGATCTGGAGACGCTTATGACCATCCGTGATGCTGTTGATGTGGGTGCGGCGGGTGTCTGCATGGGAAGGAACGCTTTCCAGCGCGACGATACCGCACGGTTCGTGGCCGCGGTCTGCCGGGTGGTGCATGAGGGGGTAAGTCCCACCGAGGCCCTGGAGACGGCGAAATGA
- the aroA gene encoding 3-phosphoshikimate 1-carboxyvinyltransferase, with the protein MIIRVSRTGPVEAVFEAPPSKSYTHRALIAGALAEGETRITNPLGAVDTELTAGGLEALRVPVEWRPGEVLVIGCGGTFRTGGEVTIDCGNSGTTLRLLASVALLAPHPVVLTGSSRMLERPVGPLARALAGLGGEVIFPGRSGYPPVRVSGRLHGGRVEIDGSVSSQFVSSILMAAPCAEEDVEVTLPAPPASRSYLDLTLDVMREFGARFERRGYEWFRVESGVPYRGRNYRIEGDFSSASYLFAIAAICGGRVTVRGLNPASVQGDRRFLDALVSMGCRVASSDDAVTVERTGDLEGIEIDMSSSPDTVQTLAAVAAVAGSPTTITGTAHLRYKESDRVAVTAETLRRMGAGVEVTADSIRINPAPLHGVAVDPHDDHRTAMAFAVLGLAVGGMVIRDPGCVEKSFPGFWEALYGEGLL; encoded by the coding sequence ATGATTATCAGGGTTTCGCGGACAGGCCCTGTCGAAGCGGTCTTTGAGGCCCCGCCCTCGAAGAGTTACACCCACCGGGCTCTGATTGCGGGAGCGCTCGCGGAGGGAGAGACGCGTATCACCAACCCCCTCGGGGCGGTCGACACGGAACTGACCGCCGGGGGGCTTGAGGCTCTCAGGGTGCCGGTTGAGTGGCGGCCCGGAGAGGTTCTTGTCATCGGTTGCGGCGGTACCTTCCGGACAGGGGGCGAGGTGACCATCGACTGCGGAAACTCGGGGACGACACTGCGATTGCTTGCCTCCGTGGCGCTCCTTGCCCCCCATCCGGTGGTGCTGACCGGGAGTTCCAGGATGCTTGAGCGGCCTGTCGGCCCCCTTGCCAGGGCGCTGGCGGGGCTCGGTGGTGAGGTAATCTTTCCCGGCAGGTCGGGCTACCCGCCGGTCCGGGTATCGGGGAGACTTCACGGCGGGAGGGTGGAGATCGACGGGAGCGTGAGCAGCCAGTTCGTCTCGTCCATCCTGATGGCGGCGCCGTGCGCGGAGGAGGATGTGGAGGTCACGCTCCCGGCGCCCCCTGCCTCGCGGTCATACCTGGATCTGACACTGGATGTGATGCGGGAGTTCGGCGCCCGATTTGAACGGCGGGGCTATGAATGGTTCCGTGTGGAGAGCGGCGTGCCTTACCGGGGGAGGAATTACCGGATCGAGGGCGATTTCTCGTCGGCGTCATACCTCTTTGCGATCGCGGCCATATGCGGCGGCCGGGTCACGGTCAGGGGACTGAACCCCGCATCCGTTCAGGGTGACCGCCGGTTCCTGGACGCCCTCGTCTCGATGGGCTGCCGGGTTGCCTCAAGTGATGACGCGGTGACGGTCGAGCGGACGGGCGATCTTGAAGGTATCGAGATCGACATGTCCTCCTCCCCCGATACCGTCCAGACGCTGGCAGCAGTGGCGGCGGTGGCAGGGTCGCCGACGACAATCACCGGGACGGCGCACCTGCGCTACAAGGAGAGCGACCGAGTCGCGGTGACGGCGGAGACCCTGCGCAGGATGGGTGCGGGGGTCGAGGTGACGGCGGACTCCATCAGGATCAACCCTGCGCCGCTTCACGGCGTTGCTGTCGACCCCCACGACGACCACCGGACGGCGATGGCGTTTGCCGTCCTCGGTCTTGCGGTCGGCGGGATGGTGATCCGGGACCCGGGATGCGTGGAGAAGTCTTTTCCGGGGTTCTGGGAGGCTCTATACGGGGAGGGGCTGCTGTGA
- a CDS encoding chorismate synthase, with protein MNTFGRNFRCTTFGESHGRAVGVVIDGCPPGMPLTEGDIQPYLDRRRPGKSPLESGRREPDRVEIISGTFEGRTTGAPIALVVLNQDVRSEDYDALRDVYRPGHADYTWQMKYGLRDHRGGGRSSGRETVGRVAAGAVAMRWLAPRGIAIRGEVVEVHGVREREAMEAEIRAARDSGDSVGGIVEVIASGCPPGLGDPVFGKIDAAIAGAMMGIGAVKAVEIGEGFGAARLLGSEMNDAITAEGFASNRAGGILGGITSGEDIIVRLAVKPTPSIRSPQRTIDLAGVEREIRIEGRHDPCIAPRILPVAECMLALVIIDAMLEEAKYRGWD; from the coding sequence ATGAACACGTTCGGCAGAAATTTCAGGTGCACGACGTTCGGGGAGAGTCACGGCAGGGCTGTTGGTGTGGTCATCGACGGCTGCCCACCGGGGATGCCCCTGACGGAAGGGGATATCCAGCCCTACCTCGACCGCCGGCGGCCGGGGAAGAGCCCGCTTGAGTCCGGGCGCAGGGAACCAGATCGGGTGGAGATCATCTCAGGGACGTTTGAAGGGCGGACGACCGGCGCCCCGATCGCGCTTGTGGTTCTCAATCAGGACGTCCGTTCGGAGGACTACGACGCGCTCCGGGATGTCTACCGTCCCGGGCATGCGGACTATACCTGGCAGATGAAGTACGGGTTGCGCGACCACCGCGGTGGGGGCCGGAGTTCCGGCCGGGAGACGGTTGGGCGGGTCGCTGCCGGTGCGGTGGCGATGCGCTGGCTTGCGCCGCGCGGCATCGCGATCCGTGGTGAGGTCGTCGAGGTGCACGGGGTGAGGGAACGTGAAGCGATGGAGGCAGAGATCCGCGCCGCCCGCGATTCAGGCGATTCCGTGGGCGGGATAGTCGAGGTGATCGCCTCAGGCTGCCCACCGGGTCTTGGTGACCCGGTCTTTGGAAAAATCGATGCCGCCATCGCCGGCGCCATGATGGGTATAGGGGCGGTGAAGGCGGTCGAGATCGGTGAGGGGTTCGGCGCAGCCCGTCTCCTTGGGAGTGAGATGAACGACGCGATCACCGCGGAAGGGTTTGCAAGCAACCGTGCCGGCGGCATCCTTGGCGGGATCACGAGCGGAGAGGATATAATCGTCAGACTTGCCGTCAAGCCGACCCCCTCGATACGCAGCCCTCAGCGGACGATCGATCTCGCCGGGGTTGAACGCGAGATAAGGATCGAAGGGCGGCACGACCCCTGCATCGCTCCCAGGATCCTCCCTGTTGCAGAGTGTATGCTTGCGCTCGTGATCATCGACGCGATGCTCGAAGAGGCAAAGTACCGCGGCTGGGATTAG
- the aroE gene encoding shikimate dehydrogenase, which yields MRVILIGYRGTGKTSVGRILAESLDLPFFDTDTLVERTAGVSIPEIFRQHGEARFRALERGVIESLAGVEGVISTGGGAVCDPTNVADLRRHGRVYLLSASPETIGERIAGSDRPGLTDLPPEEEVRSLLARRKDAYLGAADACVDTGSRTPVEVAGIILRDIRGENALPLEGRRERDDLLERFGLSGLRGMLGRDPGLMVCGIAGYPCAHSRSPLLYNRLFERFGMNYHYTLFEWPDVGTIIRLASLLPTKGLSVTIPFKTDVMRYLDEVDEHAAAIGAANTVVRCGGRSYGHNTDWLGVRTPLLHRQGARAVVLGAGGAAAAAVYALCSLDMEVTILARKPDAARRLAERFNCRWGGLEDFRGCKADVVLNATPVGMEPDTRSLLDAGDLEQGMTVFDLVYTPPDTPLIRAARETGCEAIPGTEMFVHQAVEQFRLITGIAVSPEEVREVLS from the coding sequence GTGAGGGTCATACTCATCGGTTACCGGGGGACGGGGAAGACCTCGGTCGGGCGGATCCTTGCTGAAAGCCTGGATTTGCCCTTCTTTGATACCGATACGCTTGTCGAGCGAACGGCCGGGGTCTCGATCCCGGAGATCTTCCGGCAGCACGGCGAGGCGCGGTTCCGCGCCCTCGAGCGCGGGGTTATCGAGTCGCTTGCGGGTGTGGAGGGGGTGATCAGCACCGGCGGGGGTGCGGTCTGCGACCCCACAAACGTCGCCGACCTGCGGCGGCATGGGAGGGTCTACCTCCTCTCCGCCTCGCCGGAGACCATAGGGGAGCGGATCGCCGGGAGCGACCGGCCGGGGCTGACCGATCTCCCGCCGGAGGAGGAGGTGCGCAGCCTCCTTGCCAGGCGAAAGGACGCCTACCTTGGCGCCGCAGATGCCTGTGTGGATACCGGTTCCCGAACGCCGGTTGAGGTTGCCGGTATCATCCTCAGGGATATCCGCGGTGAGAACGCTCTCCCGCTGGAAGGGCGGCGCGAGCGCGACGACCTCCTGGAGCGGTTCGGGCTCTCCGGTCTGCGGGGGATGCTCGGCCGTGACCCGGGGCTGATGGTCTGCGGCATCGCCGGTTACCCCTGCGCCCACAGCAGGAGCCCGCTCCTCTACAACCGGCTCTTTGAACGGTTCGGGATGAACTACCACTACACCCTGTTCGAGTGGCCGGACGTCGGGACGATCATCCGTCTGGCATCCCTGCTGCCGACAAAGGGGCTCTCTGTCACCATCCCGTTCAAGACCGATGTGATGCGTTACCTGGACGAGGTGGACGAGCATGCGGCGGCAATAGGTGCGGCAAACACCGTGGTCAGGTGCGGTGGAAGGTCTTACGGGCATAACACCGACTGGCTGGGTGTCCGGACGCCGCTTCTCCACCGACAGGGCGCCAGGGCGGTTGTGCTCGGTGCGGGGGGTGCGGCGGCCGCAGCGGTCTACGCCCTCTGTTCGCTCGATATGGAGGTGACGATACTTGCCAGGAAGCCAGATGCTGCACGGAGACTTGCAGAACGTTTCAACTGCCGGTGGGGAGGGCTGGAAGATTTCAGGGGATGTAAGGCCGATGTGGTGCTGAACGCAACCCCGGTTGGGATGGAGCCGGACACCCGGAGCCTGCTTGATGCCGGCGACCTGGAGCAGGGGATGACGGTCTTTGATCTGGTCTACACCCCGCCGGATACGCCGCTCATCCGGGCGGCGAGGGAGACAGGGTGCGAGGCCATACCCGGGACGGAGATGTTCGTCCACCAGGCGGTGGAACAGTTCCGGCTGATCACCGGGATCGCGGTCTCGCCGGAAGAGGTGCGGGAGGTGCTTTCATGA
- a CDS encoding multiprotein bridging factor aMBF1 has product MQCELCGAPIQGQSKIIQIEGAELRVCARCAKYGTEVQQPRQSGGSQKKPGMVATQIPRRKPRDVFDLMEGELVEDYPNRIRAAREERGWSTRDLAQAIKEREILIKKIEKGDLIPEDDVRQKLEKALNIRLIDSGEDSISIGGPDRVTTTVGDVIAFKRSRK; this is encoded by the coding sequence ATGCAGTGTGAACTATGCGGTGCCCCTATACAGGGCCAGTCGAAAATAATCCAGATCGAAGGAGCAGAACTCCGCGTCTGCGCCAGATGTGCAAAATACGGTACAGAAGTCCAGCAGCCGCGCCAGAGTGGTGGTTCGCAGAAGAAGCCTGGAATGGTTGCTACGCAGATCCCCCGAAGGAAGCCCAGAGATGTCTTTGACCTGATGGAAGGCGAACTGGTCGAGGATTACCCAAACCGGATCCGCGCAGCCCGTGAAGAGAGAGGCTGGTCAACGCGTGACCTTGCGCAGGCGATCAAGGAGCGCGAGATCCTGATCAAGAAGATCGAGAAAGGTGACCTCATCCCCGAGGATGATGTCCGGCAAAAACTTGAGAAGGCGCTCAATATCAGGTTGATAGACTCGGGTGAAGATTCCATATCCATAGGGGGGCCTGACCGGGTGACAACGACCGTCGGAGATGTTATAGCCTTCAAGAGGAGCCGAAAATAA
- a CDS encoding prephenate dehydrogenase/arogenate dehydrogenase family protein, with protein MIAGIIGGTGQMGRFFAGVFQTAGWETVVSGRRTELTNRDVAEMADLVLVSVPIRATAEVIREIAPLLSEDQVFCDLTSLKVEPVRAMLASRAEVIGLHPMFGPGVASLRGQTIVATPARCSQETLDTLLSVFREQGAEITISTPEDHDRMMAVIQGLTHFVTLAKAEAIRRTGTDIAESLHFTSPIYRIEMGLVGRILAQDAGLYGDILQMNPAVPEVLARFEEAVLALREIVESGDADRFQEFFAANAAHYASYLVSATEETDDLINHVVSGR; from the coding sequence ATGATTGCAGGTATCATCGGTGGCACCGGTCAGATGGGACGGTTCTTTGCCGGTGTCTTCCAGACGGCGGGCTGGGAGACGGTCGTCTCCGGGAGGAGGACCGAGCTCACGAACCGGGATGTTGCGGAGATGGCCGACCTTGTGCTGGTCTCGGTGCCGATCCGCGCCACCGCGGAAGTTATACGCGAGATCGCGCCGCTGCTCTCAGAAGATCAGGTCTTCTGCGATCTCACCTCCCTCAAGGTCGAACCCGTCCGGGCAATGCTTGCCTCCCGTGCGGAGGTGATCGGGCTTCACCCGATGTTCGGGCCTGGCGTCGCGTCGCTGCGGGGGCAGACGATCGTCGCAACCCCGGCGCGCTGCAGCCAGGAGACCCTCGATACCCTTCTCTCCGTATTCCGTGAGCAGGGGGCGGAGATCACCATCTCGACACCGGAGGATCACGACCGGATGATGGCGGTGATCCAGGGTCTCACCCACTTTGTGACGCTTGCAAAGGCAGAGGCCATTCGCAGGACCGGAACAGACATCGCGGAGTCTCTCCATTTCACAAGCCCCATATACAGGATCGAGATGGGACTGGTCGGGCGGATCCTTGCTCAGGACGCCGGGCTCTACGGGGATATCCTCCAGATGAACCCGGCCGTACCGGAGGTGCTTGCCAGGTTCGAGGAGGCAGTCCTGGCTCTCCGGGAGATCGTCGAGTCGGGGGATGCCGACCGGTTCCAGGAGTTCTTTGCCGCCAATGCCGCGCATTACGCCTCCTACCTGGTCTCCGCGACCGAAGAGACCGACGATCTGATCAACCACGTGGTGAGCGGCCGATGA
- a CDS encoding 3-dehydroquinate synthase II, giving the protein MKLFWVDLRPWRKNLATTAIESGADALLVDDAERVRELGRVTTIAPDGDLVPGKDVFEVEIVDKESEEEALRLSRQGQVIVRTQDWTVIPLENLVAQSERIIAAVSNAEEAKVALTVLERGAAGIMLSTDDPAEIRRVAEVIAGTTVPVPLVPFEVTRITPVGMGDRVCVDTCSILANGEGMLVGNTSSAFLLVHPETLENPYVAPRPFRVNAGAVHAYTLLPDGKTAYLSDLSVGDRVLIVEHSGETHEVVVGRLKIERRPLLLVEARSGEAKASLVLQNAETIRLVGEDGAAVSVAALAVGDRVLGSLAEGGRHFGVAVRETILEK; this is encoded by the coding sequence ATGAAACTGTTCTGGGTTGATCTACGGCCGTGGAGGAAGAACCTCGCGACCACTGCGATCGAGAGCGGGGCCGACGCCCTCCTCGTCGATGACGCAGAACGTGTTCGGGAACTCGGGCGGGTGACGACGATCGCACCAGACGGTGACCTGGTTCCGGGGAAAGATGTCTTCGAGGTTGAGATCGTTGATAAAGAATCCGAAGAGGAGGCGCTCCGGCTTTCCCGGCAGGGCCAGGTGATCGTCAGGACACAGGACTGGACGGTGATCCCCCTCGAGAACCTGGTAGCGCAGTCAGAGAGGATCATCGCTGCAGTCTCGAACGCCGAGGAGGCGAAGGTCGCTCTGACCGTTCTCGAGCGTGGTGCGGCGGGGATCATGCTTTCAACCGATGACCCGGCGGAGATCCGGCGGGTGGCGGAGGTTATCGCCGGTACAACAGTGCCCGTCCCTCTCGTCCCGTTCGAGGTGACCCGGATCACCCCTGTCGGGATGGGCGACCGGGTCTGTGTGGATACATGTTCAATCCTTGCAAATGGGGAGGGGATGCTCGTCGGCAACACCTCGTCGGCGTTCCTCCTGGTGCACCCCGAGACTCTGGAAAACCCCTATGTGGCGCCCCGCCCGTTCCGGGTGAACGCCGGAGCGGTGCACGCCTACACCCTCCTCCCTGACGGGAAGACCGCATACCTCTCAGACCTCTCGGTGGGTGACCGGGTGCTGATCGTGGAGCACTCGGGCGAGACCCACGAGGTGGTCGTCGGCAGGCTGAAGATCGAACGCCGCCCTCTCCTCCTGGTGGAGGCGAGGTCAGGGGAGGCGAAGGCGAGTCTGGTGCTCCAGAACGCTGAGACGATCAGGCTTGTTGGGGAGGATGGTGCGGCTGTATCGGTCGCCGCCCTGGCGGTGGGCGACCGGGTTCTCGGCAGTCTGGCGGAGGGCGGTCGACACTTCGGGGTTGCTGTCAGAGAGACGATCCTGGAGAAGTAA
- a CDS encoding 2-amino-3,7-dideoxy-D-threo-hept-6-ulosonate synthase, whose product MRGKEIRLERIMDRNTGRTIIVPLDHGVTLGPIPGLIDVERTIDLVAEGGANAVIGHLGLALHGHRRHGRDVGLIMHLSASTSIGPDPNDKVLVNTVTNALRMGADGVSVHINVGADSEARMLQDLGRIAVECIEWGMPLLAMMYPRGRKIADEHDLESVKLAARVAAELGADIVKTVYTGDPDSFREVTRGCPVPVVVAGGSKTDDRAILDLVEGAMEGGAAGISIGRNAFQHPTPDRLIRAAALIVHEGRSAEEAIEILRM is encoded by the coding sequence ATGAGAGGTAAAGAGATTCGTCTGGAACGTATTATGGATCGAAACACCGGCAGGACCATCATCGTGCCGCTCGACCACGGTGTGACTCTTGGCCCCATCCCCGGGCTGATCGATGTTGAGAGGACCATCGACCTGGTTGCCGAGGGTGGAGCGAACGCTGTGATCGGGCACCTTGGGCTTGCTCTGCACGGTCACCGGCGGCACGGCCGTGATGTGGGTCTGATCATGCATCTCTCGGCGAGCACCAGCATAGGCCCGGATCCAAACGATAAGGTTCTCGTCAACACCGTCACAAACGCCCTGAGGATGGGTGCTGACGGCGTCTCGGTGCACATAAACGTCGGTGCAGACTCAGAAGCGCGGATGCTCCAGGACCTGGGCAGGATCGCGGTTGAGTGTATAGAGTGGGGGATGCCGCTCCTCGCGATGATGTACCCGAGGGGCAGGAAGATCGCGGATGAACACGACCTCGAGAGCGTCAAACTCGCAGCCCGCGTGGCGGCGGAACTAGGTGCCGATATAGTAAAGACTGTCTACACCGGGGATCCGGACTCGTTCAGGGAGGTGACACGGGGGTGCCCGGTGCCGGTCGTGGTAGCAGGGGGTTCAAAGACCGACGATCGTGCGATCCTCGATCTGGTGGAAGGCGCGATGGAAGGAGGAGCTGCCGGGATATCGATCGGACGAAACGCCTTCCAGCACCCGACGCCTGACCGTCTCATCCGCGCCGCCGCGCTGATCGTCCATGAGGGGCGGTCTGCAGAGGAAGCAATAGAGATTCTAAGGATGTGA
- a CDS encoding HypC/HybG/HupF family hydrogenase formation chaperone, translating into MCIAMPAEVIEIKEGNIGVVDFGDLKQEVRLDLVDVRVGEFVLVHVGFAIQRLSREEGLETREVFKQVYAAMED; encoded by the coding sequence ATGTGTATTGCAATGCCCGCTGAGGTAATCGAGATAAAAGAGGGCAACATCGGCGTCGTCGACTTCGGCGACCTGAAACAGGAAGTCCGGCTTGACCTTGTCGACGTCAGGGTCGGTGAGTTTGTGCTCGTCCATGTTGGGTTTGCCATCCAACGCCTCAGCAGAGAGGAGGGGCTTGAGACCCGTGAGGTCTTCAAGCAGGTCTACGCTGCGATGGAGGACTGA
- a CDS encoding prephenate dehydratase, whose product MTVLTLGPAGTVSHDLATRLYGDDIELLPTIRSIIARVASGSGRGLVPIENSETGGVGETLQGLMEFEVSITAEAYMPVRHHLAARYDPSRLSVVYAHPQTHEQCSIFLDNLGVEVVHTSSNAASAVAMQRNENAGAIISEMAARIYSLPIAVRDVQNRRDNTTRFVEISPLPRDLAGCTKCSLLVDPEIDRVGLLADILGVFARRGINLTRIESRPSRRGIGKYIFFIDLEISEGWLEAEEELRGMTNLRELGCYPRLEVPGV is encoded by the coding sequence ATGACCGTCCTGACGCTCGGCCCCGCCGGGACGGTCAGCCACGACCTTGCAACACGGCTATACGGCGATGATATCGAACTCCTGCCGACGATCCGCTCGATCATAGCCAGGGTGGCGAGCGGGTCCGGCCGCGGGCTTGTGCCGATCGAGAACTCGGAAACCGGAGGTGTGGGAGAGACGCTCCAGGGGTTGATGGAGTTTGAGGTCTCTATCACCGCCGAGGCCTACATGCCCGTTCGCCACCACCTTGCGGCCCGGTACGACCCCTCCCGCCTCTCGGTCGTCTACGCCCACCCACAGACACACGAGCAGTGCTCCATCTTCCTCGACAATCTCGGGGTGGAGGTCGTCCACACCAGCAGCAACGCTGCGAGCGCGGTTGCTATGCAGCGAAACGAGAACGCAGGCGCCATCATTTCGGAGATGGCGGCACGGATCTACAGCCTTCCGATCGCCGTGAGGGACGTCCAGAACAGGAGGGACAACACTACCCGGTTTGTCGAGATCTCCCCTCTCCCCCGCGATCTTGCAGGATGCACAAAGTGCAGTCTCCTGGTTGACCCGGAGATCGACCGGGTTGGACTCCTTGCCGATATCCTGGGGGTTTTTGCCAGGCGCGGGATCAACCTGACCCGGATAGAGTCGCGGCCGTCCCGGAGGGGGATCGGGAAGTACATCTTCTTCATCGACCTTGAGATCTCCGAAGGCTGGCTTGAGGCAGAGGAGGAACTCAGAGGCATGACAAACTTGAGAGAACTCGGGTGCTATCCCCGCCTGGAGGTGCCGGGGGTATGA